One Apostichopus japonicus isolate 1M-3 chromosome 14, ASM3797524v1, whole genome shotgun sequence genomic window carries:
- the LOC139979356 gene encoding fucose-1-phosphate guanylyltransferase-like — MDDLSATLRRATGNKLQKFEQIRGKQADTFPFPFWDVVVISAADESQSVAFQQQINEKIQQGHLPLDVCFICFPDPGSDKIGPGGSLMAVCHMLHEAYGTKLKDLRVLFLPAGGFSQRLPSASVLGKIFTTLPLGNPIYQMLELQLAMYIDLPSRMTGGMFLACADTFILYDADDGSSWSFDKSGITAFAHPSELEVGRNHGVFVVSQVDLNPSKVSMVECERFLHKVSPDVMRAEGAVLPQSFNPSGGDERILIDSSFFIDCETIDKLIDFYVKVQPLRFEIDSHGDFLQALGTKSNSAYISNMQNAVSQSQSLLKMRKDIFDVLRGTSLHALVLKESKFYHIGTTKEYLHHFCQNDVLQSELGLKQNVGNHYTGDMFNHNSELCVMNSVLHSDVKISRNVVLEFCHFQGAVSIASNTIVSNCRYSNQSTSEAVEIPADNFLHTVCVRHQGKRQFVTVFFNVDDNLKKGQPQNSLGDLIFLGQRLGNALDKSFDIPTTIFDPDESTFSLWNAKLFQPRSTMDESFAHALSTMKSLRVGGHNSSNLKSLFENSLSMKDILKSKDIEGMLEFRRNLTASILKL, encoded by the exons ATGGATGACTTGTCAGCTACATTGCGAAGAGCGACGggaaataaattacaaaagttTGAACAAATTAGAG GGAAACAAGCTGATACTTTTCCATTTCCCTTTTGGGATGTTGTTGTCATCAGTGCAGCAGATGAATCACAAAGTGTTGCATTCCAGCAGCAGATAAATGAAAAGATCCAACAGGGTCATCTCCCTTTAGATGTGTGCTTCATTTGTTTTCCAGATCCAGGCTCTGACAAAATAG GTCCCGGTGGCTCTTTAATGGCTGTTTGTCACATGTTACATGAGGCTTACGGTACAAAACTGAAGGACCTCAGAGTACTCTTCCTTCCAGCAGGAGGGTTCAGCCAGCGACTTCCTAGTGCTAGCGTGCTGGGTAAGATATTCACGACCCTCCCACTCGGAAATCCAATTTATCAAATGCTGGAATTACAACTGGCCATGTACATCGATCTGCCATCCAGAATGACAGGCGGGATGTTCCTGGCCTGTGCTGATACCTTCATTCTTTACGACGCCGACGACGGTTCGTCGTGGAGCTTCGACAAGTCTGGTATAACAGCCTTTGCTCATCCATCAGAATTGGAAGTTGGAAGGAACCACGGTGTATTTGTTGTTTCTCAGGTGGACTTGAATCCGAGTAAGGTCTCCATGGTGGAATGTGAGAGGTTTTTGCATAAAGTCAGTCCAGATGTTATGAGAGCAGAGGGTGCAGTTTTGCCTCAGTCGTTTAATCCATCGGGTGGTGATGAAAGAATACTCATCGATAGTAGTTTTTTTATCGACTGTGAAACTATCGATAAGTTGATCGATTTCTATGTGAAAGTGCAGCCGTTGCGGTTTGAGATTGACTCCCATGGCGACTTCTTGCAGGCGTTAGGAACCAAGTCAAACTCGGCCTACATCTCGAACATGCAGAATGCCGTCAGCCAATCGCAGTCTCTGCTTAAGATGAGGAAGGATATCTTTGATGTGCTCAGAGGCACCAGCCTTCATGCACTGGTGTTGAAGGAGTCTAAGTTTTATCACATCGGCACAACTAAGGAGTACCTCCATCACTTTTGTCAGAATGACGTCCTTCAGTCTGAGCTCGGACTGAAACAGAATGTCGGTAACCATTACACGGGTGACATGTTTAACCATAACTCTGAATTATGTGTTATGAATAGCGTCCTACATTCTGATGTCAAAATCTCAAGAAATGTTGTATTGGAGTTCTGTCACTTTCAGGGTGCTGTCAGCATAGCGTCAAATACTATCGTTAGTAACTGTCGCTATAGTAACCAATCCACTTCAGAAGCTGTTGAGATTCCTGCAGATAACTTCTTGCACACTGTTTGTGTCAGGCACCAAGGCAAACGCCAGTTCGTGACGGTGTTCTTCAACGTCGACGACAATTTAAAGAAAGGACAGCCGCAGAACAGTTTGGGGGATCTTATCTTCCTAGGTCAAAGGTTAGGTAATGCTTTAGACAAGTCATTTGATATACCAACTACCATCTTTGACCCTGACGAAAGCACTTTCAGTCTGTGGAATGCTAAGCTGTTCCAGCCTCGATCGACCATGGATGAATCGTTTGCACATGCTTTATCGACCATGAAAAGTCTACGAGTCGGTGGTCATAATAGCTCAAACTTGAAGTCTTTATTTGAAAATAGCCTCTCCATGAAAGACATTCTGAAGTCAAAAGATATTGAAGGAATGCTAGAATTTCGCCGTAACCTTACAGCAAGCATACTTAAACTGTAA